The following are from one region of the Leishmania mexicana MHOM/GT/2001/U1103 complete genome, chromosome 10 genome:
- a CDS encoding putative amino acid transporter, with product MTRFPSTASDNEPAHLTQMEDEHHRSTLIEDFMSGAEVEGDGDASHGDPSVPQNDQKAQEYLEIDDEDDTTVVRLAAGELKENTNIYKSAFHVFKANVGTGVYLLPTFYPDAGYAVSVILTVLMGAAVIDCTRMLVDVKVTINRSDVTTYSXVCRYVCGAGLXWFLXXAWPCAVGLCSCTA from the coding sequence ATGACCAGGTTCCCGAGCACCGCATCAGACAACGAACCCGCACATCTCACGCAAATGGAGGACGAACATCACCGCAGCACCCTCATCGAGGACTTCATGAGCGGGGCTGAGGTGGAGGGCGACGGGGACGCGAGCCATGGCGACCCCTCCGTCCCCCAGAACGAccagaaggcgcaggagTACCTGGAAAtagacgacgaggatgacaCGACTGtcgtccgcctcgccgccggtgAGCTAAAGGAGAACACAAACATCTACAAGTCCGCCTTCCACGTCTTCAAAGCAAACGTCGGCACCGGCGTGTACCTACTGCCCACCTTCTACCCCGATGCAGGCTACGCAGTCTCTGTGATCCTCACCGTCCTCATgggcgccgccgtcatcgACTGTACGCGGATGCTGGTGGATGTGAAGGTGACGATCAACCGCAGCGATGTGACCACCTACTCGCNAGTGTGCCGCTACGTGTGCGGCGCCGGATTGNGTTGGTTCTTGTTNNGTGCATGGCCCTGCGCAGTTGGGCTCTGCTCATGTACAGCCAG
- a CDS encoding putative amino acid transporter, producing MTRFPSTASDNEPAHLTQMEDERHRSTLIKDFMSGAEVEGDGDASHGDPSVPQNDQKAQEYLEIDDEDDTTVVRLAAGELKENTNIYKSAFHVFKANVGTGVYLLPTFYPDAGYAVSVILTVLMGAAVIDCTRMLVDVKVTINRSDVTTYSQVCRYVCGAGLGWFLFVAMALAQFGFCLMYSQLFGDTMDDLVNFRGSKYLWVSVMLFLCFPMTCFSDNLSLLAIGSIIATVSVFYSLISCFATSLVQLNQDGVHPGCNVAGNRIPVGWFNNLANNMMVLEGIAIILPVHAACTKKRLVLKMATLVIIGVIAWYILFGLTGYLAYGNSMTTSLVAKVAHSPWGTSVRVCFMLNLIFTYPVQFMPAMQLIDQTVRCKPHSWIGIGLRLLINLVIWALAMGMPTSAVNTVVAFIGALPSVCMVMIIPSVLAMHVKYAVAYPDADRNTLQYWKKIFVATPCVTFKRIRCYVYLLVGVLIMVIGTYSIIETL from the coding sequence ATGACCAGGTTCCCGAGCACCGCATCAGACAACGAACCCGCACATCTCACGCAAATGGAGGACGAACGTCACCGCAGCACCCTCATCAAGGACTTCATGAGCGGGGCTGAGGTGGAGGGCGACGGGGACGCGAGCCATGGCGACCCCTCCGTCCCCCAGAACGAccagaaggcgcaggagTACCTGGAAAtagacgacgaggatgacaCGACTGtcgtccgcctcgccgccggtgAGCTAAAGGAGAACACAAACATCTACAAGTCCGCCTTCCACGTCTTCAAAGCAAACGTCGGCACCGGCGTGTACCTACTGCCCACCTTCTACCCCGATGCAGGCTACGCAGTCTCTGTGATCCTCACCGTCCTCATgggcgccgccgtcatcgACTGTACGCGGATGCTGGTGGATGTGAAGGTGACGATCAACCGCAGCGATGTGACCACCTACTCGCAGGTGTGCCGCTACGTGTGCGGCGCCGGATTGGGTTGGTTCTTGTTTGTTGCCATGGCCCTTGCGCAGTTTGGCTTCTGCCTCATGTACAGCCAGCTGTTTGGTGACACCATGGATGACCTCGTCAACTTCAGGGGCTCCAAGTACTTGTGGGTGTCGGTGATGCTCTTCCTGTGCTTCCCCATGACGTGCTTTTCCGACAACCTCTCGCTGCTCGCCATCGGCTCCATCATCGCCACCGTCAGTGTCTTCTACTCCCTCATATCCTGCTTCGCAACGTCGCTCGTACAGCTCAACCAGGACGGTGTTCACCCGGGCTGCAACGTCGCCGGCAACCGCATCCCCGTGGGCTGGTTCAATAACCTCGCCAACAACATGATGGTGCTGGAGGGCATTGCCATCATCCTGCCGGTGCACGCCGCCTGCACGAAGAAGCGGCTGGTGCTCAAGATGGCGACCCTTGTCATCATCGGCGTGATTGCTTGGTACATACTGTTTGGCTTGACTGGCTACCTCGCCTACGGCAACTCCATGACCACCTCGCTGGTGGCCAAGGTGGCGCACTCGCCGTGGGGTAcgagtgtgcgcgtgtgttttATGCTCAACCTCATCTTCACCTACCCGGTGCAGTTCATGCCAGCGATGCAGCTGATTGACCAGACGGTGAGGTGCAAACCACATAGCTGGATAGGCATCGGCCTCCGTCTGCTCATCAATCTTGTTATCTGGGCCCTGGCCATGGGGATGCCGACCTCAGCCGTCAACACCGTCGTCGCGTTCAttggcgcgctgccgtcagTGTGCATGGTCATGATCATCCCGTCGGTCCTCGCCATGCATGTGAAGTATGCCGTGGCGTACCCCGATGCGGACCGCAACACGCTGCAGTACTGGAAGAAGATCTTCGTTGCGACGCCGTGCGTTACCTTCAAGCGCATCCGCTGCTACGTGTACCTTCTCGTGGGAGTGCTCATCATGGTTATCGGCACATACAGTATCATCGAGACTCTATAG